In Mycoavidus cysteinexigens, a genomic segment contains:
- a CDS encoding ABC transporter substrate-binding protein: MWVYCQIVIRTSGGKSHIAYTKLLFEPFTKETGIKVTGIPSNVEPIAEIKTMVNTQTYHWNMACLGSRAIPILSQLGYLEPHELMNDHVVKNMIPQALSDYGVGKNVYSTVLAYRTDVFKGRSIPRTWEDFWNVGKFPGLRGLRQIPFDTLEEALMADGVEPSEVYSCADGINRAFRSLDKIKSHISIWWQNNPHAEHLLKTGEVHLIPAFTTSVISAMEAGAPVAFSWDQHIYAYDSWTILRGTPNADACREFIRFATHPERQARLIPYGIAPTQPAALEPSILKKNDIDPKYLKLLATYPDNLKKGLFNDGLYWMDKHSSMIERFNEWRLGQVGA, translated from the coding sequence ATTTGGGTTTACTGTCAAATTGTTATCCGCACCTCAGGCGGGAAAAGCCACATCGCTTATACCAAACTACTTTTTGAACCTTTTACCAAGGAAACGGGTATTAAAGTAACGGGCATTCCGTCAAATGTGGAGCCTATCGCAGAAATTAAAACGATGGTCAATACGCAAACATATCACTGGAATATGGCGTGTTTAGGCAGTAGAGCAATACCCATCCTTAGTCAGTTAGGTTATTTAGAACCGCATGAGCTGATGAATGATCATGTCGTCAAAAACATGATTCCGCAGGCTTTATCAGATTATGGCGTTGGGAAGAATGTTTATTCTACTGTGCTTGCCTACCGGACAGATGTTTTTAAAGGTCGTTCTATACCGAGAACCTGGGAAGATTTTTGGAACGTAGGGAAATTTCCGGGTTTGCGCGGTCTACGTCAAATCCCGTTTGATACGCTTGAAGAAGCGTTGATGGCTGATGGCGTGGAGCCTAGCGAAGTATATTCTTGTGCGGATGGAATTAACCGGGCATTTCGCAGTCTAGATAAAATTAAATCGCATATCTCTATCTGGTGGCAGAATAATCCGCACGCTGAGCATCTATTAAAAACCGGGGAAGTTCATCTGATTCCTGCATTTACCACTTCTGTCATATCTGCTATGGAAGCGGGTGCACCCGTTGCATTCTCCTGGGATCAACACATTTACGCATATGATAGTTGGACTATTTTAAGGGGAACGCCTAATGCTGATGCTTGCCGTGAATTTATCCGGTTTGCTACGCATCCTGAGAGGCAAGCGCGTCTTATACCCTATGGAATTGCACCCACTCAGCCTGCCGCGTTAGAACCCAGTATTTTGAAAAAAAATGATATTGATCCTAAGTATCTAAAGCTACTCGCAACGTACCCAGACAATTTAAAAAAAGGTTTGTTTAATGATGGTTTGTACTGGATGGATAAGCATAGCTCGATGATCGAACGGTTTAACGAATGGAGGCTAGGCCAAGTAGGTGCTTGA